The Leishmania mexicana MHOM/GT/2001/U1103 complete genome, chromosome 32 genomic interval TGCCTCCATTACGCCGCCGTGACATCGCTTTTCAGTACACGATTGAAAGCCCATCACGTTCTCGATTGATTTTTAGGCGCAGCATTCCCAAAAAGGACCCCACGcgctctcacacacacacacacttactGCGTCACCCAGGCGCACCCACCGCCTTTTGCCTCATCACCTCTCGAAACGACAGTGCATTCTCTCCCGAGGAAACTAGCACTTaatccctccctccctctcccctttcaAATCTCTTCACCTCATTCCAGTACGTACATACAGACGCGTGCGACAATGACGACCGGGCAGACGACCACGCTCCTTGTGTACGTCACCCTGGCAGCGTTCAACTTCGCTTCCAGTATCATTCAGGGTGTCGCAGGTATCGGCGATGCCATTCTGATTCAAGTCTTGTGGCTTCTCGCTTCCAATCTGTCCGATGATTTCAACAGAACCCCCCTTGGCGACTCACCGgtgcgcgccgtggcgctcaTCATGTACATTAGACTGCTCTTTATGTCTCCGCTGGTCGTCTATCTCGGCATTGACGACAGCGTCTTCTCCAAGCAAATGGCGATCATGATGGCCGTGCCGAGCACCATCCTCACAGTCGTCGGCGTCATCCTGTACACGAGACTCGATACCAGCACCCTGAAGAAGATTCTCGGCTTTACTTGCTTCCTATTTACCCTCGTGTACATTGGCATCATGATCTACCGCGCCTGGCGGAAGAAGAGACAGGTGGAGGAATTGAAGTCTCGAAACGTCAAGTTGATGGTGGAAGCCAACGCcctggaagaggaggcacagCTGAGCCTCAAGACCAGTATGGTTAATCTGCACGCCAGCTTTGTGCACAACGTGCCAAACAATAGTATTTTCGCCatgcgcccccctccccctggcGGTCATGGCGGCCTTGGTGTTAGAACTCTGTACATGACCCCGGCGCCGGATTCGAGCATGCTGCATGGCTCGACCGTGGCTATGCAAGGTAGCACGATTATCGCCCAGAGTGTCACAGCCGGCGAGATTGATGCGCGGACTGGCCTGCCAGCGGATACGACCGAGGCTTTCCTCAGCACCATCGGCGGCGAGGTGTTCGTGGGGCCCGAGACGCAGGTCCCGCGCGTGAACGAGGAGAACGTGCCGAAACTGACGCCGTCGAAGATCTCCCCATCGCGTACCATGACCTTCACCCGTGTGCGTATTAACCGCAACATCGACGCAAACGGAAAAATCAAGATGAGCACGAAAATCAgcgcggctgtggcggcatCTCTTGCGGGTATCATGGCCTCCCTCACCGGCGTGAATGCCCCACCGCAGATTATCTTCATTCTCCTCTTCGACGCCCCGAACTACATTGTGCGCGTCAACTTCAGCGCCCAGTCGATTCCCGGTAACGTCGTCCGGTTTATCATGGCCGTCTGGAACGGCTCCTTCACCTGGGCCATGATTCCGCTGATGATCGACGTGGTCATCTTTGGCTTCGCCGGCGTGTTTGTGGGCAATCGCATCGGTCGCCTCCTTGGCCCGCAGAGTTTCAACGTGTTCGTTCTGTGCCTACTGCTGCTCTGCTCGCTTGCCATGGTGGGAAAGTGGCAAAACTTGCTCATCATCTGCACAATCCTGACCGGCATCATCACCGTCGCGTGCGGCTACTTTGAGAACAAGCGCAACAAGCCCATCATTGAAAAGCAGCGGGTGTCGGAGCTCGAGGTGGAGAAGCGCTTGTACGATTGcatggaggagctgcagcgcagcagcaacggcttCGTGCAGCCGAGGGGGTCGGTGTCGACGTTCACTACACTGGTGCCCTTCCAGCGCACGAATCGTCCAAAGCCGATGTGGGGAGGTGCGAACttcgacaacgacgacgagggtGCCGGGGATGAGCGCGAGCAGGATGCCACAGCATCGTCACCGGCCGGCGCGACCCACGGCGAGTTGGGTTCGGTCAAGGGAGAAAAGAGCAGCTCTTCCGGCCATCCGCCGAGGCGTCACAGCAACGCTACGCCATCGGCTGCAGCATCAGTCGCGAATGAAACTGAAGAGGTGTCCCcggccgctccagctgcCCCCCATCcgggcagcgctgcacacTTACGCACGATTCCGACGGTTAAGCGCAGCCCCGGCTACCACATACCCAGTAGCAACAATAGCGACAAGGACGATCACAATCTCCCTAGCTCGAGCAGCACTATGCTGCACAATGACCAGTCTGTTTCGAGCGAGGTCAATCGCTGTCTCCCGGAGCGTCAATCGCCCTCACTGGGCAGCATGAATAGCAACGTGTAGAGCGAATCAAAAGATGAGGATGTGACCCCAAAGCGGTGAGGCGAGGCTCGCTGTTGCGCCCTGccacccttttttttctgacTCCTGCTGCTTTCTTTTCtaaccctcccctccccccgatacatcagcacacacacacacatatacacatgCGTCTTTGCGTCCGCGTTATGGAAGAGGATGGTGACCCCCTACCTGTACGTGTGTGCTccttcgtctctctctctctcattcACTgcgtgatggaggagggctgAGGCTACGCAGGAGAAGTGGAGGTGACTCGATTttctctgttgttgttgctcgCTGTCTTGTAATGatcaaaaaaaaggacgaTGTTTGATGGGAATTTGGTAAAAACGAACACTTGGCGATAGCGCAGCTGAACATGGGTCCTTTCAAGGAGGCAGGcgcaagggggagggggagtggcgGATAATCCAGGaaccatatatatatatatatatcccCAGCCTACTAGCTGCAatccctcctccgcctctcctccccctccccctctccatcccttTGCTATcctacgcacgcacacatgtaCATGCTGCACATTTGCTCTTTCCCTTCGCATGGCGTGTTTTCCTCCGGCTTCTTCCATCTCGCGTGCTCCACAGCTCCATCTGCCGCACTCTACACAAATACCAGTCCATCTCAGTATTAGGGAGCGTAGGCACCAGAGAAAAAAAGTACCTCcacttacacacacacacacacgcacacgcacatctaCGGCGTACTTCCTGACAGCACTCGATCTGCCACAACTACCATTGCTGTTGTTCCTCCCATTATTGGTATTGCTTACACCTCCCCAGCTCGTtcagtctctctctcccccctttctcccttctcttgcTTTAAGTCTGTGCGCGCCTCTGTCACGGAGCAGAACCCTAGCGACTGTGTCGCACGCATTCGACTCCGTCATTTTACATTTCGCATCAACACCTTCCCCAATACCACCATCTCTGCCCCTCGACCACATAGAcagcctccctcctcgcttTCCTATTCGACAATGACGGAGTTCAACCGCTACAACCACGAGGACAAGTCGACGTGGCTGAACGCCGTCGAGAAACCGGACGCGCCGCTGGAGGCCATCATCGACCCGTCCATTCTCGCGGCAGACTTCTGCAAGCTcggcgacgaggtggcgaGCGTCGTGTCACCGGCGGGCGGCGCAGTAGAATGGATTCACGTGGACGTGATGGATGGGCACATGGTCCCGAACATTAGCATGGGCCCCGGTGTCGTCTCCTCTCTGCGCGAGCACTTTCCAAATCTGTTTCTTGACGTTCACTGCATGGTTAGTAACCCTGAACAGTGGGTCCCTTCCATGGCCAAGGCGGGCGGCTCCGGCTACACCTTCCATATTGAAGCGACGAATGACAGCAAGGGTGTTGCGAAGCACATTCGCGCTCACGGAATGCAGGTCGGTGTGGCGGTGAAGCCGGCAGCAAATCTCACCCAagagctgaaggagctgatTGAGGGCCACTACGTGGATCAGGTGCTGGTCATGACTGTGGAGCCTGGATTCGGTGGCCAGTCTTTTATCCAGGAGCGGCTTAGCTTCATCTCCGAGCTGCGTCGCAACTACCCACACCTAAACATTGGTGTTGATGGCGGCATCGGCCCCGgcacggcggagcaggcggccgacgccggcgccaACATCCTGATCGCCGGTACGTCGGTCTTCAAGGCCGGCGACCGCAAGGCGGTcatcgaggagctgcgcgcctcGGCGAAGAGTGGCATCTGCAAGAACTCGAGGATTTAAAGGGCGCTACCAGGGATGAGGTAAGCCGTATTGTGGCGAAtttgttttttcttcttcaAGAGGACCGCTCATGGTGGACAGATCCGGCAGCGTCACACAAAGTTTAGCTTCTGGAGTGCGCCTTTGGTGCTTGACTATGCAATCGTAGCAAGTACACGTGTTTCTGACTCCAGCCAACGACctggtgaggaggggggagcagGTAGGAAGGTTGCGTGCGTTAAACAAATGGGTGCGCATAGGGAGTGGTAGGAGAAGGGAAGCGGTCACGAGCGTCCCACCGAGTCCGccatccccacccctcctcaGTCCTTCTCTTTCACCTTGTGTTGGTTCGTgctttttgttgttggttTCACAGTAAGAATATCATATCCCTTTCACTTCTGCTCTGAACTCTGTGCATAAACTCACAGAcgctcgccaccgcctctccaccccccctcaccccatCCCACCTCTCACCGTTTGCCTGGCCCCATTCTTCTCGCTGCCTCGGCACAACTCGCTATGCCCGATACGCACCCTCACCTCCGTGTCCGTTTGCCACGCCCCTATTGTTGATACATCTCCCCTTTGGGTGGTTGCTTCCTTATGTGTTCGTTTTCATCTTTCCATTTCCTGTCGACGTTGAGGCACCGTGTTGCGCCAAGACATTCGTAGGTGCGGTCAGTGTCATCCCACCTCTACGCGCCCGCCAGAGGTCGCCATAGTGAcggaaagaggaggaaggaaaGAGCAAGGCGCGACTTTCCACACCGGACCCAATCTtccttcaccttctcctttttctggccaccaccaccccactccAGACAGCAATGCCATCGAAGGAAATGATGAGTCCCCACTGCATACCTCCTATGGCATCTTTCTGAGTTTGACCAGCCGCGAAAACATCAACAGCGGCACTGAGGAACTCTAGTGGAAGAGAAAATATGAATGAAGCATATAGGGCGATGCGCGAGAACGTATCCACTCCAGCCATCCTCTGCTGCATTTCTCTCTACGCATGTTAGCtggcgtgtgtctgtggttGTGTCTATGCTGTGGCacgtccctcccccactctctctcgacACAATGGCATAGTATCTACCTGTGCAAAGCCCATTACTGAGCGGGCGATATGCGCGACCCCCTTCCGCAGACACAGGTcgacaaagaaaaaggtgCGCTACAGCAAAGGTGGAACCAAAATGAGGGAAAAGCGGAAGCGGCAACAGTTGAGGAGGGACTACCCTCCTCCCGAATTGTCAACTCCTGCACTCCCTCGGCCGAAGTGTTCATCGGTGTGGAGAACGCGAAAGGTGATGGCTCGCAACTGCAAGATActcacccctcctcccccaagTATGGTGAAGCATAGGCATCGATGTACAGACGTACGCCTCTGCGTCTGTGCAGGCGTTTCTAAGCCTCCGGCCCGAGCATGAGTCCGAATCTTACTACCGGCTCCCTCGCGGCCTCTTGCTTTGCATCAAATGAATCCTTTACTTTCTTGAGTTCAATAAACCCCGCTTCCCCTCTTGCTGCACAAACCACGCGTTGACGGACAGCAGCGCACTGTCCCCACCCAGCGTGCGGTCTTTGCTCGTACAACTTTCTTTGCTTCGTTACTAGT includes:
- a CDS encoding putative ribulose-5-phosphate 3-epimerase, with translation MTEFNRYNHEDKSTWLNAVEKPDAPLEAIIDPSILAADFCKLGDEVASVVSPAGGAVEWIHVDVMDGHMVPNISMGPGVVSSLREHFPNLFLDVHCMVSNPEQWVPSMAKAGGSGYTFHIEATNDSKGVAKHIRAHGMQVGVAVKPAANLTQELKELIEGHYVDQVLVMTVEPGFGGQSFIQERLSFISELRRNYPHLNIGVDGGIGPGTAEQAADAGANILIAGTSVFKAGDRKAVIEELRASAKSGICKNSRI